From Desulfatiglans sp.:
GCAAGAGAAGGGATGGGTATTAATAAACAGTTACATTTGTGGAGTGCAGCAGCTTCGAGAGGAAATGAGGCATATACGATAGCTATTGTTTTGAGTGAATTTTCAACAAAATTTCCTGGCTTTAATTTTAACTATTTTATATTGGGAACTGATATTTCAACTGAAGTTCTGGAAGCAGCTCGAATCGGAATATATAAGCATGAGGAAATCGAACCAGTACCGCTTGAGCTTAGAAAAAAATACTTTCTGAAAAGCAAAGATAAAGATAAAAATCTTGTCCGGATCGTACCCGAATTAAGAAAAAGGGTCAGATTCCGCCATCTTAATCTTGCCGATGAATTCAATCTGCGGCAATCTATGGATATAATATTTTGCAGGAATGTATTGATCTATTTCAGCAAAGAAACCCAGGAGAGTGTTATTTTAAGGCTCTGCCGAAACCTGAAACCTGGAGGATTTCTCTTTATGGGTCATTCAGAAGTGCTGAATTGTAATAATTTCCCTCTGATTTCGACAGCCCCTGCAATATATAAAAAGGTCAAATAATGAGAAATAAAATAAAGGTGCTGATTATTGATGATTCTGCCATGGTCCGACAAGTACTCACTGAGATTTTATCTTCAGACCCGGATATACAGGTAATTGGCTGCGCCTCTGATCCATATATTGCCGCTAATAAGATGAGGGAAGAGGTACCCGATGTAATCACCCTTGATGTTGAAATGCCCAAAATGGATGGAGTTACCTTTCTGAAGAAAATAATGCAGCAACACCCTATTCCGGTTGTCATTTGTTCAAGTCTTACAGGCAACAGATCTGAAACAACAATGAAGGTATTGGAATATGGTGCAGTCGAAGTAATCCAAAAACCGATATTAGGAACAAAAGATTTTTTAAGAGATTCGGCTATAAGGATATGTGACTGCGTAAAAGCAGCCTCAATGGTAAAGGTAAAAAAAATCTCCGGGACAAAAGAGATAATGAAAAAACTTACTGCTGATGCAATACTCCCCAAGCCAACAAACAGAGCAATGGAAAAAACAACCGAGAAAATCATAGTCGTTGGCGCATCAACAGGGGGTACTGAGGCATTAAGGATATTATTTGAGAGTCTCCCAATGGATTGTCCGGGAATGGTTGTAGTTCAACATATGCCTGAAAATTTTACCAAGGCATTTGCCAAACGCCTTGATTCTCTTTGTCAGCCAACTATCAAAGAAGCCAGCAACAACGACTCTGTCCTGAGAGGCCAGATTCTTATTGCACCGGGAAACCACCATATGTTGCTGAAAAGAAGCGGGGCAAAATATTTTGTTGAAATTAAGGACGGTCCTCTTGTCTCAAGACATAGACCTTCTGTTGATGTACTGTTCAGATCAGCAGCAAGATATGCGGGCAAAAATGCAATAGGCGTTATTATGACAGGAATGGGCGATGATGGCGCTAAAGGTCTTCTTGAAATGAAAGAACAGGGCGCATTTACTATCGCTCAGGATGAAGCAACATCAGTTGTTTTTGGAATGCCTCATGAAGCAATAAAACTAAATGCTGTTGATAAGGTTATTCCACTTGATAAAATAGCTGGAACAATATTACGAGAAGAAAAAGAGGAACAGTGAAATTAAAATTATTAAATATTGATCCAGAATATTTAACCATATTTGCGCAATCATACTAATAGCAGTGGACATTTTGCGATATTTCTGAAAATAATCATATATCAGCGGCACCTAAAAAATGTTACCATCTTATTGTATTTATAGTGTTTTTAGCTTTACAAGTTTTTGGCACAGATCTTGTTATAGAGAAAACATGTTTCAACAGCTCCATGTTATGCAAATAATTATTCCATAACCAAAAAAACAGGGAGATTTGAATTATGTGTGTACTCTATTACAGACCGTCAGAAAATACTGTTGCTGAAAGGCTTCAGTCTATTATCGAATTGGAACTGCTTGATCAGCTCCTTGAAGTCTTTTATTCTATTGGAGGATTAACCGAACGGATGAGTCAATCTGTAAGAGGAAACTGTGCTGCGGTCATTATGGCAAAGGATATTATTGCCCTGAAAAAACTCTTCTCACTTAGATCACTGTTAAGGGATATACGTATCATCCTTATCCTGCCTGATCACAGTAAAGGGGCAGTATCAATAGGATACAAGCTTCATCCCCGCTTTTTAAGCTATTAGGATGGGGAGGTGGGGGAGGTTGCGGTTGTACTTAAGAAGATGGTCTCACTGATGGAAGCAGATAGCAACATCAGGCATAATGTTAACAGGAGCATGAATTGATGGCGGAGCCACATCATATATTGTAAAACCCATTTCAAAGAAAAACCTGACCGGAGAAATGGTAAAACTTGGATTACTCGAGTAAAAAACAGGTTATCATAAAGATAGGCGAATTATATGCCACAGATGAGCCTACTATCATCCATACTGTGCTTGGCTCATGCGTTGCGGTCTGCATATATGATGATGAAAAAATGATAGGAGGTATGAATCACATCTTTATGCCGGGAGATAATAAAAACGATTCCTCCACACGTTATGGTGAAAATGCCATGAAATATCTAATAAAAAATATCTGTACCCTCGGGGCCAATCGTGATAATCTTGTGGCAAAGGCCTTTGGCGGCGCCCATGTTATTCCTTCCATATCCAGGGAGTTCGGCATTGGCCCTAAAATAGTAGATTTTGTTATCGATTATCTTAAAAAAGAAAATATAACTATTATCGCCCATGATTTTGGAGGTAACAAAACAAGGAAGGTCTTTTTTCATACTGACACTGGCATAGCTTATGTCAAGTTGTTATCATCTTAATATCATAAAGATAAACCTTCAAAATGAACGTGCTTTAACATTTTCATAGTTTACGTATCGGTCATTATCAAACAGTTGAGAGAAAAGAAGATGATAGAATCGAAAATAAACAGAAAATATAAAATACTCATTGTAGATGACATTAATGAAAATCTTTCTGCCCTGAAGCGTCAGCTCAGGAGACCGGACAGAAATTTTATTATGACCACCTCAGGTGAAGAGGCGTTAACCATACTTGAAAAAGAGGATATTTCCCTAATAATCCTGGATATAAAGATGCCTGGCATCGATGGATGGGAAGTAGCCAGAAGAATGAAGTCTACTGATCATCTTAAGAATATACCTATTTTATTCATTACCGCAGAATATATCTCTGATGATTTTGTTCAAAAAGGGTTTGAGGTTGGGGCAGTTGATTACATTACAAAACCCATAGAGCCGTTTCTTCTTCAATGCAAGGTGGATGTCTTTTTAAGGCTCTTTGGTCAGCAGCTTGAACTTGAAGAAAAGGAAAAGAGATATATATACCTGTTCAATCAGGCTAATGATCCCATCCTGTTTCATGATAAAGAGGGGAAAATAATAGATGTCAACAGGCGATCTGTTGAACTGACCGGTTACAGCCATGATGAATTATTACAAATGAATTTACTTGATCTTAAACCCGGATGGAAGACCTCTTTTGAAGAAAATGGTCTTCCTGTGATCCTTGAAAAGGGGAGCGCCTCGTTTGAAACCGAGATAATGAAAAAGAATGGTACAATAATCGAGGTGGAAATAAGCGCCAACACAGTCAATTACCCTCAAGAGGGTATAGTGCAGGCGGTTGCCCGTGACATAACAGAACGTAAACGCACCGAGCAGGCCCTTATCATAGCAAAAGAGATGGCAGAAGAGGCAAGCAGGGTAAAAAGTGAATTCCTTGCAAATATGAATCACGAAATAAGGACACCAATGAATGGTATTGTAGGCATACTCGGTCTTCTGGCAGACACAAATCTTGATAAAGAACAACGTGAATACCTTACACTTTTGCAGGAATCAACAGATGGGCTTTTAAGGCTTGTTAATGACCTTTTCAGATTTTCAAAACTTGAATCCGGCAATATGATCATTGAAAAGGCATTGATGAGCCTTCATCAGATTATTTCTACATGCATAGAATTTTACATGCCACAGGCCACAACAAAGGATCTTAACCTGACATGGGATGCTGATTCAAATATACCTGAACGCCTTGAAGGTGACCCTGAAATCATTCGGCAGATCATATTAAACCTTGTCGGTAACGCCATCAAATTTACAGGAAGAGGCAGTGTCCATTTGAGCGCTGGTGTGGAAAGCATAAAGGGAAAGGATGTAATTCTTCACTTCAGGGTGGAGGATACAGGCATAGGCATACCGGAAGATAAGATGACTGTTATTTTCAGGGATTTCACCCAGGCTGACGGCTCATCCACAAGAAAATACGGGGGAACCGGTATCGGGTTGAGTATATGCAGCCAGCTTGTAAAGATGCTTGAAGGGGAGCTTTGGGCTGAAAGCACTGAGGGTAAAGGCAGTACCTTTCATTTTACAGCTAAATTAAAGGTGAGATAGTATCTTTTTAATATCGCTTCCGAATACCATCCCCTCCCTTATAACAACGCATGGATCGACTGTTACATCCAGTATTGTACTACCTTTGCCACCCGCTGTGGGGCCATTATCAATGATTAGATCAATTGATGTACCAAATGAATCATAAACCTCATCTGCCCTTGTACAGGGTGGCTGCCCTGAGATGTTTGAGCTTGTGCCTGTAACAGGCCGCCCTATAGACCTTGCCAGCCCTGTAGCAACAGTGTGGCTTGAAAGCCTTACACCTATTTTAGAGGTATCTGCTGTAAGAAGCGGTGAGATGGCGCTGCCTGCATTTAAGACCAGTGTGAGCCCCCCTGGCCAGAATGCGTTAATGAGTTTAACTGCCTGTTCAGGGATATCAGCTACATACTTCTTAAGCTCCTCCTTTTCAGGAAGGATTATCAGTATGGGGTTATGCCTGTCCCTCTGTTTAAGGGAGAAGAGTTTTTCTATGGCCCTGTCATTTTGAGTATCAACGGCAAGGCCGTAGAATGATTCTGTAGGAAAGGCAACCACACCGCCTGATAATAAGACATCCCCTGCATGTTTAAGTGCCGACTTATTTGACTCTAAAGAATCGATCTTAAGGATATTTCCTCTTCTACCTACTCTTTCCAACTTGCTGCCTTTTCCACTGTCTCTTTTGTAAGGTTTTCACGGAAATTCTTTAGTGTAGCAGCAATCTCAGGATATTTGAGCGCCAGTATCTGGGCCGCAAGTATTGCGGCATTCTTTGCACCGCCCTTGCCTATGGCCACTGTGGCGACTGGTATTCCGGGGGGCATCTGGACAGTGGAAAGCAGCGCATCCATACCCTGGAGCACGGATGAATCAATAGGCACGCCTATTACCGGAAGGGTCGTATGAGCAGCTATCACACCTGCCAGATGGGCAGACCAGCCAGCGCCTGCTATGATCACCTCTATGCCCCTCTCCATGGCTGTTTCAACATATTCCTTTGTCTGATAGGGGGTCCTGTGGGCAGATGTGATCTTTACCTCATAGGGTATATTAAGCTGCTTTAGCTGCTCCATACTGCCCCTCATGATTTCAGCATCCGATGTGCTTCCCATGACTACTGCAACAAGAGGTTTATCATTCACCATATATAATCTCCTTATATAAAAATCTATTTCGATACCAGGCACAAGGCACAGGGCGCAAGGTGCAGGGGATAAAAACGCTTTTTAACATTTATTTATCTATATTAAAACATTTTTTCAAGTATCAGGGGAAAGGGTTTTTATTTAAAAAATGGCTTAAAATCAAGTTTTAAACCTTTTTCAACAGACTTGTTGTTTTTTTATTTATAGCAGGAATATCCTGATATTTTAGCCCAGGCCTTATGCAACCTTATATTCAATCTTGACACAGTGCGTTTATTGCGACATTGTAGGGGCGAAAATTTTTTCGCCCCTGTAATACAAAAATTTACACCTGTTTACTTAATAAGTGATATTTATGTCCAAAAAAAAGAAAAAAAATGATGCCTTCAACCCGGCATTTGAATCCTTACAAAGGATTGTTAAAGAGGCCAAGTCAAAGGCGCCCATAAAAAAGATAGAAAAGATGCCTGAAAAACCTGTCATACATGATGAGGACTTTTTTATAAATGCCATGTCAGATGTGTCGCCTATCTCTGCCCCAAAGGGTGAAAAGGTAGCGCCTTCGGGCAAAACAAAAAAACCTGCCCACAAGGTATCTGATGGCGATGATGAGGTTATTGCCCATCTGCAGAGCCTTGTTGCAGGTTCCATTGATATGGATTTTACCTTCAGTGATGAATACATGGAGGGGGCGATCAGCGGCATAGGCAGGAACACCATGCGAAAACTAAAAAGAGGTGAGCTGCCTGTTCAGGCACATATAGACCTGCATGGTTTAACAAAAAAGGATGCGGAAGAGGCGGTCAGGAGATTCTTGATAACAAGCCATTACAGGGGATTAAGGTGTGTGCTGATTATCCATGGAAGGGGGCTAAATTCCCCTGACAGTATACCAGTGTTAAAGGAGAGGCTGCCAGTATGGCTGAACCGCGGCCCTGCAAGAAAGATAGTAATGGCCTTTTCATCTGCCCAGCCTTATGACGGCGGTACAGGTGCGATCTACGTACTTTTAAGAAAATGATATTAACCGCGAAAAACGCGAAACACACGAACAAAAGCGATTTATTGTTTTAAAAATATAAAACTTTTCGTGTATTTCGTGTATTTAGTGGTTAAATAATTTTTCTTTTTTCGCGTCGTTCGCGTGGTTCGCGGTTAAAACACTTCTCTTAATCCATACGTTTTTTAAAAAACCTTATTGCTCCCATAAATACCAGCACACCCAAAATAAAAAGCCCTATAAACTGCGGCCACAGTACATCCATACCCACCCCTTTTAAGAACACGCCCCTTATGATAACAAGGAAATACCTTAATGGGTTCAAGAGCGTCAGCAATTGTACAAATAGAGGCATATTCACTATGGGGAATATGAGCCCGCTCAGCATGAAAAATGGGAGTATGAAAAAGAATGTTGTCATCATGGCCTGCTGCTGGGTGCTTGAGATGGCAGAGATAAAAAGTCCGATGCCAAGGGTGCTCATCAGGAATAAAAGCACACCAAAAAAAAGAATAAACAGGCTCCCCTCTAAAGGCACCCTGAACCAGAACAGGGCAAGGACTATCACCATGATCATCTGCACAAATGAGATGACTGCATAGGGGATGGTCTTGCCTGCAATAAACTCCATTGGTTTAATGGGCGTAACAATAAGCTGCTCCATGGTGCCCGCCTCCTTTTCCCTGATAATGGCAAGGGATGTAAAGAGTAGTGAGATAAGCATGACCAGAAAGGCAACAATACCAGGGACAAAAAAGTAGTAACTATCCAGATTGGGGTTGTACCATGTCCTGGTTCGCACATCTATCCTGCCGTAACTCATATCCCTTAACAGGCGATCCCTGATCATCTTTTTATTGAACCCGTTTAAGAGCATACTTATATATGCCATCCTTGTGGCGGATATGTTGCTCATGCTGCCATCAACAAGTATCTGTATATCTGATGTATCTCCTTTTTTTATCTTCTCACTGAAATCGGGTCTTATCTTCAGGCAGACATGCACCTTTCTCTTTAGCAGGTATTCCTCCAGTTCATGATCATTCTCTGCAACATGTGTCACCCTGAATGTCCTGTTTCCATTGAACTCGTCAAGTAGCATCCTGCTTTCGCGGGTATGGGCCAGATCAAGCACCGCAATGGTGACATCCTTTACATCAGTGGAAACCACATATCCGAATATGATCACCTGCAATAAAGGGGCAACAAAAAGGAGGGGCCGGTTCTTTTTTTCCCTGAAGAGCTGTATAAATTCCTTTCTAATGAGTTCCCTGATACAGGTGAGATTCATTTACAACCCCTCTTTTTTGAGTTTTTTAAAGGTAAGAATAAAAAATACAAGGAACATCAGCATCAATATCAGGTAGTCTTTCCACAGGTAGGTTAGTCCTATATTCCTGAGATAGAGCCCATTAAGTATATCTATGAAATACCTGGCCGGTACTATGTATGATATTCTCCTAAGCATAAATGGCATGTTCTCGATAGGGAATACAAAGTCTGATAACATGAGGGCCGGAAGATATGATGTAAGAATGGCTATCTGGTTTGCAACAAGCTGGGACTTAACCGCTACGGATATAAAAAGCCCCATAGCAAGAGCAACCATAATGTATAATGTTGAGGCTATTAACATAAGTATGAAACTGCTTTTTATCACAACCCCGAAGAGTATCTGACCCATGAGCACAGAGACAAGTACGTTGGTAAAGGCAATGAAATAATATGGGATTGCCTTGCCCAGAAAAAACTCCTCTGCCTTTATGGGGAGTGACTTAATGGTCTCCATGGTGCCGTTCTCATATTCCCTTGCAATAACAAGAGAGGTGAGGATTACTCCCACAATCATGATTATAATGGCGATGATCCCCGGCACAATGAAATTGGTGCTCTCAAGCTCCTCGTTGAACCATATCCTGACCCTGCCGTTTACAGGCATATTAAGCCTCTCCATGCCTGTACGATTAAGAAAATCATTGAGGAGTGTGCTGTTATAATTTTCTATAAAGGATTCTATGTACCCCCTTGAAATGGTTGCATAGTTCGGGTCAGCGCCGTCCATTATGATCTGCACAGGGGAGTCATTCCCTGATTTTATCTTCTCTGAAAAATCAGGCGGAAAGACAATGGCTATTGTTGCGCTTCCTCTATCCAGGTATGAGGCAGCAGATGATACATCATCAGGATAACCCATAATATTGAAATATGGAGATGCATTGAGTTTAGAGAGAAGCTCCCTTGTTAAGGGCGACCTGTCATGATCCACAACCACCACACTTACATTATCCACATCCAGGCTCAGGGCATACCCGAACAGGAGGATAAGGAGCAAAGGCATAAGAAAGGCCATATAAAGGCTTCTAAAGTCCCTGATCAGGTGATAGAACTCCTTGCGTGCGATAGCTTTTATGTTTATTAAATTCAATTTTGATCCAGTTTATATTGAGAAAAAATTTCCTGTTGCATTACGTTT
This genomic window contains:
- a CDS encoding chemotaxis protein CheD is translated as MDYSSKKQVIIKIGELYATDEPTIIHTVLGSCVAVCIYDDEKMIGGMNHIFMPGDNKNDSSTRYGENAMKYLIKNICTLGANRDNLVAKAFGGAHVIPSISREFGIGPKIVDFVIDYLKKENITIIAHDFGGNKTRKVFFHTDTGIAYVKLLSS
- a CDS encoding threonylcarbamoyl-AMP synthase; its protein translation is MERVGRRGNILKIDSLESNKSALKHAGDVLLSGGVVAFPTESFYGLAVDTQNDRAIEKLFSLKQRDRHNPILIILPEKEELKKYVADIPEQAVKLINAFWPGGLTLVLNAGSAISPLLTADTSKIGVRLSSHTVATGLARSIGRPVTGTSSNISGQPPCTRADEVYDSFGTSIDLIIDNGPTAGGKGSTILDVTVDPCVVIREGMVFGSDIKKILSHL
- a CDS encoding ABC transporter permease, with protein sequence MNLINIKAIARKEFYHLIRDFRSLYMAFLMPLLLILLFGYALSLDVDNVSVVVVDHDRSPLTRELLSKLNASPYFNIMGYPDDVSSAASYLDRGSATIAIVFPPDFSEKIKSGNDSPVQIIMDGADPNYATISRGYIESFIENYNSTLLNDFLNRTGMERLNMPVNGRVRIWFNEELESTNFIVPGIIAIIIMIVGVILTSLVIAREYENGTMETIKSLPIKAEEFFLGKAIPYYFIAFTNVLVSVLMGQILFGVVIKSSFILMLIASTLYIMVALAMGLFISVAVKSQLVANQIAILTSYLPALMLSDFVFPIENMPFMLRRISYIVPARYFIDILNGLYLRNIGLTYLWKDYLILMLMFLVFFILTFKKLKKEGL
- the purE gene encoding 5-(carboxyamino)imidazole ribonucleotide mutase → MRRLYMVNDKPLVAVVMGSTSDAEIMRGSMEQLKQLNIPYEVKITSAHRTPYQTKEYVETAMERGIEVIIAGAGWSAHLAGVIAAHTTLPVIGVPIDSSVLQGMDALLSTVQMPPGIPVATVAIGKGGAKNAAILAAQILALKYPEIAATLKNFRENLTKETVEKAASWKE
- a CDS encoding chemotaxis response regulator protein-glutamate methylesterase, giving the protein MRNKIKVLIIDDSAMVRQVLTEILSSDPDIQVIGCASDPYIAANKMREEVPDVITLDVEMPKMDGVTFLKKIMQQHPIPVVICSSLTGNRSETTMKVLEYGAVEVIQKPILGTKDFLRDSAIRICDCVKAASMVKVKKISGTKEIMKKLTADAILPKPTNRAMEKTTEKIIVVGASTGGTEALRILFESLPMDCPGMVVVQHMPENFTKAFAKRLDSLCQPTIKEASNNDSVLRGQILIAPGNHHMLLKRSGAKYFVEIKDGPLVSRHRPSVDVLFRSAARYAGKNAIGVIMTGMGDDGAKGLLEMKEQGAFTIAQDEATSVVFGMPHEAIKLNAVDKVIPLDKIAGTILREEKEEQ
- a CDS encoding ABC transporter permease — its product is MNLTCIRELIRKEFIQLFREKKNRPLLFVAPLLQVIIFGYVVSTDVKDVTIAVLDLAHTRESRMLLDEFNGNRTFRVTHVAENDHELEEYLLKRKVHVCLKIRPDFSEKIKKGDTSDIQILVDGSMSNISATRMAYISMLLNGFNKKMIRDRLLRDMSYGRIDVRTRTWYNPNLDSYYFFVPGIVAFLVMLISLLFTSLAIIREKEAGTMEQLIVTPIKPMEFIAGKTIPYAVISFVQMIMVIVLALFWFRVPLEGSLFILFFGVLLFLMSTLGIGLFISAISSTQQQAMMTTFFFILPFFMLSGLIFPIVNMPLFVQLLTLLNPLRYFLVIIRGVFLKGVGMDVLWPQFIGLFILGVLVFMGAIRFFKKRMD
- a CDS encoding methyltransferase domain-containing protein; translated protein: MDIFNQRLSQNDFSRLSQFIYSHAGIKMPLSKISMVEARIRKRLQKLNMRGFSDYCGYLFSPQGMEKELSFFINAITTNKTDFFREPAHFEYLVQKAVPELIAREGMGINKQLHLWSAAASRGNEAYTIAIVLSEFSTKFPGFNFNYFILGTDISTEVLEAARIGIYKHEEIEPVPLELRKKYFLKSKDKDKNLVRIVPELRKRVRFRHLNLADEFNLRQSMDIIFCRNVLIYFSKETQESVILRLCRNLKPGGFLFMGHSEVLNCNNFPLISTAPAIYKKVK
- a CDS encoding DNA mismatch repair protein MutS, translating into MSKKKKKNDAFNPAFESLQRIVKEAKSKAPIKKIEKMPEKPVIHDEDFFINAMSDVSPISAPKGEKVAPSGKTKKPAHKVSDGDDEVIAHLQSLVAGSIDMDFTFSDEYMEGAISGIGRNTMRKLKRGELPVQAHIDLHGLTKKDAEEAVRRFLITSHYRGLRCVLIIHGRGLNSPDSIPVLKERLPVWLNRGPARKIVMAFSSAQPYDGGTGAIYVLLRK
- a CDS encoding response regulator; the protein is MIESKINRKYKILIVDDINENLSALKRQLRRPDRNFIMTTSGEEALTILEKEDISLIILDIKMPGIDGWEVARRMKSTDHLKNIPILFITAEYISDDFVQKGFEVGAVDYITKPIEPFLLQCKVDVFLRLFGQQLELEEKEKRYIYLFNQANDPILFHDKEGKIIDVNRRSVELTGYSHDELLQMNLLDLKPGWKTSFEENGLPVILEKGSASFETEIMKKNGTIIEVEISANTVNYPQEGIVQAVARDITERKRTEQALIIAKEMAEEASRVKSEFLANMNHEIRTPMNGIVGILGLLADTNLDKEQREYLTLLQESTDGLLRLVNDLFRFSKLESGNMIIEKALMSLHQIISTCIEFYMPQATTKDLNLTWDADSNIPERLEGDPEIIRQIILNLVGNAIKFTGRGSVHLSAGVESIKGKDVILHFRVEDTGIGIPEDKMTVIFRDFTQADGSSTRKYGGTGIGLSICSQLVKMLEGELWAESTEGKGSTFHFTAKLKVR